A stretch of the Oscillospiraceae bacterium genome encodes the following:
- a CDS encoding DUF4153 domain-containing protein, whose protein sequence is MSKIFQSVFHVFAGAWKALKRYPVSIGCAAAFSVVVLIRIQLDWQQQEPYNFLFNCLNWSFALGAIVSLAAVVLAVSRFGGNKVFIIANLFGIIAAAVTFALLYFLPEFNAPNSYAMLRSIAQIRVAVLILISLILFILFAGFREHRTEFDSALFMAEKAFFISLIYGLVIFAGTSGIAAAFKYLIYSDMSEKVYQYIGTLSGLIGYTLFVGYFPDFTKGIDDPRRDEAQRQPRFIEILFSYIMIPIVLVLTLVLLIWTGRTVLTGMQVEFIQLYSIAAAYTLGGLWLHAMTIRSESALAKIYRIVYPIASFIILIFEAWAVIRQLLNTGLKTTEYIFILLWVLAFVGSISILTKKLRAHVFIALTACFLAAISILPVIGYRDLPVTAQINRLEKLLVSQDMLPGNTLSKAKTEPVESIKIAVTDAVYYLINEDQNRLPVWFDAAAVKEKGFKEVFGFEQTQAQTQNPETPETPKSLFISLNSSAMPIKDYDWVVGFRKNGSEPIRFTGKNGDYEVKWITESEKKAPLISISLNGQVLIEQSLDNYFKKMTEQYGLNVKDSITGTLDNMSIGFETDSFKALLVLNSVQISVNTSTGEDFYWAEPGVLYISEK, encoded by the coding sequence GTGAGTAAAATATTTCAATCGGTCTTTCATGTTTTTGCGGGCGCATGGAAAGCATTGAAACGATATCCGGTCTCTATCGGCTGCGCAGCGGCTTTTTCGGTTGTGGTGCTGATCCGGATTCAGCTTGACTGGCAGCAGCAGGAGCCGTATAACTTCTTGTTCAACTGTCTGAACTGGTCGTTTGCGCTCGGAGCCATCGTCAGTCTGGCTGCGGTCGTATTGGCTGTCAGCCGCTTCGGGGGTAATAAGGTATTTATTATCGCCAATCTATTCGGCATTATTGCCGCCGCTGTGACATTTGCTTTGCTGTACTTCCTTCCCGAATTCAATGCCCCAAACAGCTATGCAATGCTCAGAAGTATTGCCCAAATTCGCGTCGCCGTGCTGATTTTAATCAGCTTAATCCTGTTTATCCTTTTCGCGGGTTTCCGCGAACACCGAACCGAGTTTGATTCGGCTCTGTTCATGGCGGAAAAGGCCTTTTTTATCTCTCTGATTTACGGACTTGTCATTTTTGCAGGTACGTCCGGCATTGCCGCGGCATTTAAATATCTGATTTACAGTGACATGAGCGAAAAAGTGTATCAATATATCGGTACGCTGTCGGGGCTCATCGGATATACACTGTTTGTCGGATATTTCCCGGACTTCACTAAGGGCATTGACGACCCGAGACGGGACGAAGCGCAGCGGCAGCCGCGGTTTATTGAGATTCTGTTTTCCTACATCATGATCCCGATTGTTTTGGTCCTGACGCTCGTATTGCTCATTTGGACGGGGCGGACCGTTCTGACCGGGATGCAGGTCGAATTCATTCAGCTTTATTCCATTGCGGCAGCATACACCCTCGGCGGTCTGTGGCTGCATGCAATGACCATCCGCAGCGAATCTGCCCTCGCAAAAATATACCGGATTGTCTACCCGATCGCCTCTTTCATCATCCTGATCTTTGAGGCCTGGGCGGTGATCCGTCAGCTTCTGAATACCGGTTTAAAGACGACCGAATATATTTTTATCCTCTTGTGGGTGCTTGCGTTCGTGGGGTCTATATCGATTCTCACGAAAAAACTGCGCGCGCATGTTTTTATTGCGCTGACGGCATGTTTTCTGGCGGCCATATCGATTCTGCCGGTTATCGGTTATCGGGATTTACCGGTCACTGCTCAAATCAACCGGTTGGAAAAACTATTGGTCAGTCAGGATATGCTGCCGGGCAATACCTTGTCAAAAGCCAAGACAGAACCCGTAGAATCGATAAAAATCGCCGTTACCGACGCGGTGTATTATCTCATCAACGAAGACCAAAACAGATTGCCGGTATGGTTCGATGCGGCCGCGGTTAAAGAAAAGGGTTTTAAAGAGGTCTTCGGGTTTGAGCAAACCCAAGCACAAACGCAAAATCCCGAAACGCCCGAAACCCCTAAAAGTCTGTTTATCTCTCTCAACTCATCAGCAATGCCGATTAAAGATTACGATTGGGTTGTCGGCTTCCGGAAAAACGGTTCGGAACCGATTCGATTCACCGGTAAAAACGGCGATTACGAAGTAAAATGGATCACGGAGTCGGAGAAAAAAGCCCCCTTAATCAGCATTTCATTGAATGGTCAGGTACTGATCGAGCAGAGTTTGGATAACTATTTTAAAAAAATGACCGAGCAATACGGGCTAAATGTGAAAGATTCCATCACCGGAACTTTGGACAATATGAGCATTGGCTTTGAAACCGACTCGTTCAAAGCCCTGTTGGTTTTAAATTCGGTGCAAATTTCGGTGAACACATCAACCGGAGAGGACTTTTATTGGGCTGAACCGGGAGTGCTGTATATTTCGGAAAAATAA
- a CDS encoding GtrA family protein — MKKQNIKEFWRWIKFLLFSVSAGLIQMGSFAFLNEIIRLPYWGSYLIALVLSVLWNFTLNSKFTFKSANNVPIAMLKVFGYYAIFTPLSTVFGDWLVEDLLWNEYLVTFINMFINFVTEFLFQRFVVFRNTIDTNKLAEKQAKKEQAESSEA; from the coding sequence ATGAAAAAGCAGAACATAAAAGAATTTTGGCGGTGGATTAAGTTTTTGTTGTTTTCCGTCAGCGCGGGTCTCATCCAGATGGGCAGCTTCGCTTTCCTGAACGAAATCATCCGGCTGCCTTATTGGGGAAGTTATCTGATCGCGCTGGTGCTGTCCGTCCTTTGGAATTTCACCCTAAACAGTAAATTCACTTTTAAATCCGCGAACAACGTGCCGATCGCAATGCTCAAGGTATTCGGTTATTATGCCATTTTCACGCCGCTTTCAACCGTTTTCGGCGATTGGTTGGTCGAAGACCTGCTTTGGAACGAATATTTAGTGACCTTTATTAACATGTTTATTAATTTTGTGACCGAGTTTTTATTCCAGCGGTTTGTGGTTTTCCGCAATACCATTGATACCAATAAGCTTGCCGAAAAGCAAGCCAAAAAAGAGCAGGCCGAATCCTCTGAAGCCTAG
- a CDS encoding sigma-70 family RNA polymerase sigma factor, with translation MSPSGSNDYITTAIEKYSDMVRRICFLYLKNNADVEDVFQEVFLKFFQNFDTFESEEHQKAWLCRVAFNQCKDLHKSFWRKNVVDIDEQEIPYELPEQSDVTKAVLELPPDQKEVVYLHYYEGRPIPEIAKIMQINPNTAYSLLRRAKSRLKKKVSELE, from the coding sequence GTGAGTCCATCCGGTTCCAACGACTACATCACGACGGCAATTGAAAAATACTCCGACATGGTCCGCCGTATCTGCTTTCTTTACCTGAAAAACAACGCCGACGTCGAGGATGTGTTTCAAGAAGTGTTTCTGAAGTTTTTCCAAAACTTCGACACATTCGAGAGCGAGGAACACCAAAAAGCGTGGCTGTGCCGCGTTGCATTCAATCAATGCAAAGACCTGCACAAGAGCTTTTGGCGCAAAAACGTTGTCGATATCGACGAACAGGAGATCCCTTATGAACTCCCCGAGCAGAGCGATGTGACAAAAGCGGTGCTGGAACTGCCTCCCGATCAAAAAGAGGTTGTCTACCTGCATTATTACGAGGGCAGACCGATCCCGGAGATCGCAAAAATCATGCAAATCAACCCGAACACTGCCTATTCCTTGCTCCGCCGCGCAAAGTCCCGCCTGAAAAAGAAAGTGAGTGAACTCGAATGA